In the Candidatus Eisenbacteria bacterium genome, one interval contains:
- a CDS encoding DUF397 domain-containing protein, with product MGTITNGRTVKAYENSNAPGRDWRKASRTDLDPILKDCVIVAAAPDAKEHPHPHVPDGTRMIEISDDKFPDSPVLGFTRAEFTKFCQGIKDGEFDELMATDDELAQAAAVSAA from the coding sequence GTGGGAACCATCACCAACGGCCGGACGGTCAAGGCGTACGAGAACAGCAACGCGCCGGGACGCGACTGGCGCAAGGCCAGCCGGACCGACCTGGACCCCATCCTCAAGGACTGCGTCATCGTGGCCGCCGCCCCCGACGCGAAGGAACACCCCCACCCGCACGTCCCCGACGGCACGCGGATGATCGAGATCAGCGACGACAAGTTCCCCGACAGCCCCGTCCTGGGCTTCACCCGCGCCGAGTTCACCAAGTTCTGCCAGGGCATCAAGGACGGCGAGTTCGACGAGCTCATGGCCACCGACGACGAGCTGGCTCAGGCGGCCGCCGTCAGCGCCGCCTGA